A portion of the Bacillus sp. es.034 genome contains these proteins:
- a CDS encoding protein-glutamate O-methyltransferase CheR, with protein MSNDYSEFIQGVKRKTGIDLSLYKEAQMKRRLTALYEKKGYGSFQEFLGALNRDREEMEGFLDRMTINVSEFFRNYKRWEILETKILPRLISGNQTLKVWSAACSTGEEPYTLSMMLSKYMTLSNGSITATDIDKNALQRAMNGLYPERSLSELPGEMKKTHFTQEGPLFKLKDEVKRTVSFKQQNLLSDPFEGNYDLIVCRNVMIYFTEEAKNLLYHKFNSSLKPGGVLFVGSTEQIFNPSQYGFETEDTFFYKKI; from the coding sequence ATGTCAAATGATTATAGTGAATTTATTCAAGGGGTTAAACGAAAAACGGGTATTGATCTTTCCCTATATAAAGAAGCACAGATGAAGAGGAGACTGACGGCCCTTTATGAAAAGAAAGGGTATGGAAGTTTTCAGGAATTCTTAGGTGCGTTGAATCGGGATCGAGAAGAAATGGAAGGGTTCCTGGATCGTATGACCATCAACGTGTCAGAATTCTTTCGTAACTACAAGCGTTGGGAAATACTGGAGACGAAGATCCTCCCGAGACTGATAAGTGGGAATCAAACGTTGAAGGTATGGAGCGCAGCATGCTCAACCGGGGAAGAACCTTACACCCTTTCCATGATGCTGTCGAAGTATATGACCCTCTCAAACGGTTCAATCACAGCTACAGACATAGACAAAAATGCACTTCAACGTGCCATGAACGGGCTCTATCCCGAAAGGTCACTATCCGAACTCCCGGGGGAAATGAAAAAAACCCATTTCACCCAGGAAGGACCTTTATTTAAACTGAAGGACGAAGTGAAGCGAACGGTGAGCTTTAAGCAGCAAAACCTGCTTTCGGACCCATTTGAAGGGAATTATGATTTGATCGTGTGCAGAAATGTGATGATCTACTTCACGGAAGAGGCCAAAAACCTTCTTTACCATAAGTTCAATAGTTCACTAAAGCCCGGCGGCGTCCTCTTCGTAGGCAGCACCGAACAAATCTTCAACCCCTCACAATACGGCTTCGAAACAGAAGACACCTTCTTCTACAAAAAAATATAA
- a CDS encoding YpiF family protein, translated as MNWNVKDIEVFEAEKAYVDTAVIPVVPVDFGKDIRVSAAQSEFINLLALHLERQFKGRMMMTPSFTYRMSSSEECEVSELSQWAGELIESGVKHVFFLTSDSRWKKVEDKVGEGLIWVPSIPLENLDDQYKHSIMEDQVKQLLNVIVQKWQKNS; from the coding sequence ATGAATTGGAACGTAAAAGATATTGAAGTGTTCGAAGCCGAAAAAGCATATGTAGATACGGCGGTCATTCCCGTTGTCCCTGTTGATTTCGGGAAGGATATAAGAGTCTCGGCAGCACAATCAGAGTTTATCAATCTACTCGCTCTGCACCTGGAAAGGCAGTTCAAAGGAAGAATGATGATGACCCCTTCATTCACGTATAGAATGTCATCATCTGAGGAGTGCGAGGTATCTGAATTATCCCAATGGGCAGGGGAATTAATCGAAAGTGGTGTGAAGCACGTCTTCTTCCTGACTTCAGACAGCCGGTGGAAGAAAGTCGAGGATAAAGTCGGTGAAGGCTTGATCTGGGTTCCGTCCATCCCGCTTGAAAACCTGGACGACCAATATAAACATTCGATCATGGAAGATCAGGTCAAGCAGCTGTTAAATGTGATTGTACAAAAATGGCAAAAAAATTCATAA
- the aroC gene encoding chorismate synthase gives MRYLTSGESHGPQLTTIIEGLPAGMPLEAEDINENLARRQKGYGRGRRMQIEKDRASIVGGVRHGYTLGSPLGLVVENKDWTHWTKVMGIEPLLEGGEEEVKRKISRPRPGHADLVGGMKYGHRDLRNVLERSSARETTVRVAAGAVAKKLLKLLDIEVVGHVLEIGGIKAEKLHYDSINELREITEESPVRCLDEEAAGKMMNLIDEAKQNGDSIGGVVEVIVEGMPAGVGSYVHYDRKLDAKIAMAVMSINAFKGVEFGLGFEMARKPGSEVHDEIAWSEELGYYRKTNRLGGFEGGMTTGMPIRVKGVMKPIPTLYKPLQSVDIETKEPFKASIERSDSCAVPAASVVAEAVVAWELAAGIIEQFNSDQFEKLRQDINRQRQDSKEY, from the coding sequence ATGAGATACTTAACATCTGGAGAATCACATGGACCACAGTTAACGACCATCATTGAAGGGCTGCCGGCAGGAATGCCGCTTGAAGCTGAAGATATAAATGAAAACCTGGCAAGAAGGCAGAAAGGATATGGGCGCGGACGAAGAATGCAGATAGAAAAGGACCGTGCTTCGATCGTCGGCGGGGTGAGGCATGGATATACGCTTGGTTCTCCTTTAGGATTGGTTGTGGAGAATAAAGACTGGACTCACTGGACGAAGGTGATGGGAATCGAGCCCCTTCTCGAGGGCGGAGAAGAAGAAGTGAAGAGAAAGATCTCGAGGCCCAGACCCGGTCACGCGGATCTCGTCGGCGGAATGAAATATGGACATAGAGATCTCAGGAATGTCCTGGAACGTTCGTCTGCCAGGGAGACGACTGTAAGGGTGGCAGCAGGAGCCGTTGCTAAGAAGCTGTTGAAATTATTGGATATTGAAGTTGTCGGACATGTCCTTGAAATCGGAGGCATTAAGGCCGAAAAGCTTCATTATGATTCGATAAATGAATTGAGAGAGATTACGGAAGAATCTCCTGTCCGCTGCCTGGATGAAGAGGCTGCCGGGAAAATGATGAACCTGATAGATGAAGCGAAGCAGAATGGGGATTCCATAGGCGGGGTCGTAGAGGTCATCGTTGAGGGTATGCCTGCAGGAGTGGGAAGTTACGTTCATTATGATCGTAAGCTTGATGCGAAAATTGCTATGGCGGTCATGAGTATCAATGCATTTAAAGGGGTCGAATTCGGCTTGGGGTTTGAAATGGCAAGAAAGCCTGGAAGTGAAGTGCATGACGAAATCGCATGGAGTGAAGAGCTTGGGTACTATAGGAAAACGAATCGTTTAGGAGGATTTGAAGGAGGAATGACAACGGGTATGCCAATCCGTGTCAAAGGTGTCATGAAGCCGATCCCGACACTCTACAAGCCACTTCAAAGTGTGGACATCGAAACGAAGGAACCCTTTAAAGCAAGCATCGAGAGATCGGATAGCTGTGCGGTTCCAGCTGCAAGCGTAGTAGCAGAAGCCGTAGTGGCATGGGAACTTGCCGCTGGCATCATCGAACAATTCAATAGTGATCAATTTGAGAAACTTCGTCAGGATATCAACAGACAACGCCAGGATTCAAAGGAGTATTAA
- the hepT gene encoding heptaprenyl diphosphate synthase component II, producing MKLNRMYSFLKADIDEIEKELEVAIESESLLLQEASLHLLQAGGKRIRPVFVLLSAKFGQYDINSVKNVAVALELMHMASLVHDDVIDDAELRRGKPTIKAQWDNRIAMYTGDYIFARALEYMTSIKVPEAHQILSHTLVELCKGEIAQIEDKYRFDQNLRNYLLRIKRKTALLIAVSCQLGAISSGAPEEIHRRLYRFGYNVGMSFQITDDILDLTASEEELGKPAGSDLWQGNITLPILYAMENPDLKAKIERVTEYTTPDEMKEVISSILATDAIDRSHELSRMYLDKALKDLEHLPYNRVKKSLKNIANYIGKRKY from the coding sequence ATGAAGCTAAACAGGATGTATTCGTTTCTTAAAGCGGATATAGATGAAATTGAAAAGGAATTGGAAGTGGCGATCGAGTCAGAATCCCTGCTTTTACAAGAGGCCTCCCTTCACCTTCTTCAAGCAGGTGGGAAGAGGATCCGGCCGGTGTTTGTTTTGCTGTCTGCCAAATTTGGACAATACGATATTAATAGTGTGAAAAATGTAGCGGTAGCATTAGAGCTGATGCACATGGCTTCCCTCGTACACGACGATGTGATCGACGATGCAGAGTTGAGAAGAGGAAAACCGACGATTAAAGCCCAATGGGATAATCGTATCGCGATGTATACTGGGGATTATATATTTGCACGTGCCCTTGAATATATGACTTCAATAAAAGTTCCTGAAGCACATCAGATTTTATCACACACACTGGTGGAATTATGTAAGGGTGAAATCGCTCAAATCGAAGATAAATATCGATTTGATCAGAACCTGCGGAATTATCTTTTACGGATCAAAAGGAAAACCGCCTTGCTTATTGCCGTAAGCTGCCAGCTCGGTGCTATTTCTTCCGGTGCGCCTGAAGAGATTCACAGGCGTCTTTACCGATTTGGTTACAATGTAGGAATGAGTTTTCAGATCACGGATGATATCCTGGACCTTACAGCGAGCGAGGAAGAACTGGGTAAACCGGCGGGAAGCGACTTGTGGCAAGGGAATATCACCCTTCCGATCCTGTACGCCATGGAAAATCCGGATTTGAAAGCCAAGATTGAACGAGTGACGGAATATACCACCCCTGACGAAATGAAAGAGGTCATATCTTCCATCCTGGCCACCGATGCTATCGACCGGTCCCATGAGCTCAGCAGGATGTATCTGGATAAAGCCTTGAAAGACCTGGAGCACCTTCCATATAACCGGGTAAAGAAAAGCCTTAAAAATATCGCAAACTATATCGGTAAGAGAAAATATTAA
- a CDS encoding tetratricopeptide repeat protein, whose translation MSYKEEMLSSLEEGNLEEAKKQYNQVLKFGSHEEKFSLAEELHHLGFLEEAKELYGNLLQYYPGEGELLIELAEVLVEMDKEEEAIETLAELDEKDPTYPRSLLLLADLYQMQGLFEVSEQKLLQAKRLLPDEPVIDFGLGELYSETGRFLEAIRHYQILIEKGTTELGGTNVHQRLAEAYSVGGAFEEALTHYEKALQEHLEINTLFGYAFTAYQAGYYEKAIEKFVSVKELDPEYHSVYLLLAKSYEREEKLQESLEAVQAGVKQDEYNKELNVFGGKISLKMGLEEEAEAFLREALALDPGYVEAALIINKLFFTQERYEDVLEIAQMLTVEGEEEPQINWDLAKAYEGLEQYNHALKQYRIAYTYFKNHQEFLLEFGQFLVEEGLRGEAVEVYKHLIEMDPSNDEWQDLLERLQD comes from the coding sequence ATGTCATACAAAGAAGAAATGTTATCTTCCTTGGAAGAAGGGAATTTAGAAGAAGCAAAGAAACAGTATAATCAAGTGCTGAAATTTGGGAGTCATGAAGAAAAATTCAGTCTTGCCGAAGAATTACATCATTTGGGGTTTTTGGAGGAAGCGAAAGAGCTTTACGGGAATCTCCTTCAATATTATCCGGGTGAGGGTGAGCTTCTCATTGAACTGGCGGAAGTGCTGGTGGAGATGGATAAAGAAGAAGAAGCCATCGAAACACTTGCAGAATTGGATGAGAAAGACCCCACCTATCCAAGATCACTTCTTCTTTTGGCGGATCTTTATCAAATGCAGGGCTTGTTTGAAGTAAGCGAACAAAAACTTCTTCAGGCTAAGAGGTTATTACCCGATGAACCGGTCATCGATTTCGGACTTGGGGAATTGTATTCTGAAACCGGCAGATTCCTGGAAGCGATCAGGCATTATCAGATCCTCATAGAAAAGGGGACGACCGAGCTTGGGGGAACCAATGTCCACCAGAGATTGGCAGAGGCCTATAGTGTAGGAGGAGCATTCGAAGAAGCTTTGACCCATTATGAAAAAGCCCTCCAAGAACATCTGGAAATCAATACATTGTTCGGGTATGCCTTTACTGCCTATCAGGCTGGCTATTACGAAAAGGCGATTGAAAAATTCGTTTCCGTCAAGGAACTGGATCCTGAATATCATTCAGTCTATTTACTGCTGGCGAAGTCGTATGAGCGTGAAGAAAAGCTTCAAGAGAGCCTGGAAGCTGTTCAGGCGGGGGTTAAGCAGGATGAATACAATAAAGAACTGAATGTATTCGGTGGCAAAATTTCATTGAAGATGGGACTTGAAGAAGAAGCAGAAGCGTTTCTTCGGGAAGCCCTGGCGCTTGATCCCGGATATGTGGAAGCTGCCCTTATCATCAATAAATTGTTCTTTACACAGGAACGGTATGAAGATGTTCTTGAAATCGCCCAGATGCTGACGGTTGAAGGAGAAGAAGAGCCTCAGATCAATTGGGATCTGGCGAAGGCTTATGAAGGGCTTGAACAATATAATCATGCATTAAAACAATACCGTATTGCATATACTTACTTTAAGAATCATCAAGAGTTTTTACTAGAGTTCGGACAATTTCTAGTAGAAGAAGGACTCAGGGGTGAAGCAGTAGAAGTATATAAACACCTGATTGAAATGGATCCTTCAAATGACGAATGGCAGGACCTGCTTGAAAGATTACAAGACTGA
- the aroA gene encoding 3-phosphoshikimate 1-carboxyvinyltransferase gives MEANKRLSNPNSGLNGELHVPGDKSISHRSIMFGSVAEGKTVIHNFLMGEDCLSTISCFRKLGVEIEVTEDAVIVYGKGWDHLKEPADILDVGNSGTTTRLIMGILAGRPFHSVLIGDSSIAKRPMKRVTEPLKQFGTVIDGRSGGDFTPLSIRGGNLKGIHYSLPVASAQVKSALILAGLQAEGMTEIVEKEQTRNHTEKMIIEFGGTIEKRGDTVKVMGGQVLKGTEIYVPGDISSAAFFMVAAAIVPESRVLLKNVGLNETRTGIVEVMKKMGASIEVMEQSNEGEPVGDILVETSKLTGIEIGGDLIPSLIDEIPIIALLASQAEGKTVIKDAEELKVKETNRIDAVVKELGKLGANIEGTHDGMIIQGKTPLHGGEVHSWGDHRIGMTLAVASLLTDSDVYLEDAEAVKISYPTFFEHINQLVMK, from the coding sequence ATGGAAGCGAATAAAAGACTGTCAAATCCAAACAGTGGTCTGAATGGAGAGCTTCACGTACCTGGAGACAAATCGATTTCCCACCGCTCCATTATGTTTGGATCGGTTGCTGAAGGGAAAACGGTTATACATAATTTTCTTATGGGGGAGGATTGTTTAAGCACGATTTCCTGCTTCCGTAAATTAGGGGTTGAGATCGAGGTCACTGAAGACGCAGTGATTGTATACGGTAAAGGGTGGGACCACTTGAAAGAACCCGCTGACATCCTTGATGTAGGAAATTCAGGGACAACGACCCGTCTCATTATGGGGATTCTGGCAGGAAGACCATTTCATTCGGTCCTGATAGGTGATTCCTCGATTGCCAAAAGGCCCATGAAGAGGGTGACAGAGCCCTTAAAGCAATTCGGTACAGTGATAGATGGACGTTCAGGAGGTGACTTCACGCCACTTTCCATCAGGGGTGGAAACCTGAAAGGGATCCATTATTCTTTACCTGTGGCGAGTGCACAGGTGAAATCCGCCCTCATACTGGCCGGGCTTCAGGCTGAAGGGATGACTGAAATAGTCGAAAAAGAGCAAACGAGGAACCATACAGAAAAGATGATCATCGAGTTTGGGGGAACGATCGAAAAGCGCGGAGATACCGTTAAAGTAATGGGAGGACAGGTATTGAAAGGAACGGAAATCTATGTACCTGGAGATATTTCCTCAGCAGCCTTTTTCATGGTGGCAGCAGCCATCGTTCCAGAAAGTAGAGTACTGTTGAAGAATGTCGGGCTAAATGAAACACGAACGGGCATTGTGGAAGTGATGAAGAAAATGGGTGCGTCCATTGAGGTCATGGAGCAATCAAACGAAGGTGAACCCGTCGGTGATATTCTCGTAGAAACGTCCAAACTTACAGGAATTGAAATCGGAGGGGACCTGATTCCTTCTTTGATCGACGAAATTCCCATCATCGCACTTTTAGCTTCACAGGCTGAAGGGAAGACCGTCATCAAGGATGCCGAGGAATTGAAAGTGAAGGAAACCAATCGGATCGATGCCGTTGTGAAGGAGCTTGGAAAGCTTGGTGCAAACATAGAGGGTACGCATGACGGGATGATCATCCAGGGGAAAACCCCTTTACACGGTGGAGAAGTCCATTCCTGGGGCGATCACCGGATCGGCATGACACTGGCTGTCGCTTCCCTGTTGACTGACTCTGATGTATATTTAGAAGATGCAGAGGCCGTGAAGATCTCGTATCCGACTTTCTTTGAACATATTAACCAACTTGTGATGAAATAA
- a CDS encoding prephenate dehydrogenase yields the protein MNGTVLIIGMGLIGGSLSLCIKKEHPHARIIGHDVNHKELRLAKSLGVIDEMSLSLQTAAEQADLIVISTPVFQTEKIIAQFESLSLKESVLITDTGSTKEQIMRSSEVLTKNGIQFIGGHPMAGSHKSGVAAAKEILFENAFYMLTPGSGVAEESVGRLQDWLRGTHAKFLLVEPREHDELTGMISHFPHIVAASLVHQAKGSSTEHPYLRRLAAGGFRDITRIASSNPTMWKDITIQNRGVLLSLLKEWKVEMDEVVSLIEMNDSQKIYEYFNDAKVFRDDLPILEKGAIPSFYDLFVDVPDYPGVISEVTGYLAQEKISLTNIRIMETREDIYGVLAISFQTLDDRERALNCLREQTNYELFLG from the coding sequence ATGAATGGAACAGTGTTGATCATTGGGATGGGCCTGATCGGCGGGTCACTTTCCCTCTGCATAAAAAAAGAGCACCCACATGCCAGAATCATTGGTCATGATGTGAATCATAAAGAATTAAGGCTTGCGAAATCACTCGGTGTGATCGATGAGATGTCCCTTTCTTTACAGACAGCCGCCGAACAAGCGGATCTTATTGTTATTTCTACACCTGTTTTTCAAACAGAAAAGATCATCGCACAATTTGAATCCCTCTCCTTGAAAGAAAGTGTCCTGATCACCGATACAGGAAGTACAAAGGAACAGATTATGAGATCTTCGGAAGTGCTGACCAAAAATGGGATTCAATTTATCGGGGGTCACCCAATGGCGGGGTCTCATAAGAGCGGCGTAGCAGCTGCGAAAGAAATCCTATTTGAAAATGCCTTTTATATGCTTACGCCGGGATCCGGTGTGGCAGAGGAAAGCGTCGGAAGGCTACAAGACTGGCTGAGGGGAACCCACGCGAAATTTTTACTAGTCGAACCAAGGGAACACGATGAGTTAACGGGGATGATCAGCCACTTTCCCCATATTGTTGCGGCGTCACTCGTTCATCAGGCGAAGGGCTCTTCGACTGAACACCCTTATTTGAGAAGGCTTGCTGCAGGAGGCTTTCGTGATATCACCCGTATAGCCTCATCCAACCCAACAATGTGGAAAGACATCACCATACAGAACAGGGGGGTCCTGCTTTCCCTCTTAAAGGAGTGGAAAGTAGAGATGGATGAGGTCGTATCCCTCATCGAAATGAATGATTCACAGAAAATATACGAGTATTTCAACGATGCGAAAGTATTCAGGGATGATCTCCCCATCCTGGAAAAAGGGGCGATACCTTCATTCTATGATTTATTTGTAGACGTACCGGACTATCCAGGTGTGATCTCGGAAGTGACAGGGTATCTTGCGCAGGAGAAGATCAGTTTAACGAATATCAGAATAATGGAAACAAGAGAAGATATATACGGAGTATTAGCGATCAGCTTTCAAACGCTGGACGATAGGGAAAGAGCTTTGAACTGCTTAAGAGAACAAACAAATTATGAACTATTCTTAGGATAA
- the ndk gene encoding nucleoside-diphosphate kinase encodes MEKTFLMVKPDGVQRGLIGDIVSRFEKKGFQLVGAKLMSISNELAEEHYGEHKERPFFGELVDFITSGPVFAMVWQGENVITTARGMMGATNPKDAALGTIRGDFGLTVGKNIIHGSDSSESAVREIGLFFKEEELVEYSKLMNEWVY; translated from the coding sequence ATGGAAAAGACATTTTTAATGGTTAAGCCGGACGGCGTACAAAGAGGGTTAATCGGTGATATCGTATCACGTTTCGAAAAAAAGGGCTTTCAATTAGTAGGTGCCAAGCTTATGAGCATTTCTAACGAGCTTGCAGAAGAGCATTATGGTGAGCACAAAGAAAGACCATTCTTTGGGGAACTTGTTGACTTTATTACTTCAGGACCTGTATTTGCAATGGTTTGGCAGGGTGAAAACGTCATCACGACTGCACGTGGCATGATGGGAGCGACAAACCCTAAGGATGCCGCTCTTGGTACGATCCGCGGTGATTTCGGTCTGACTGTAGGCAAGAACATCATCCACGGTTCCGACTCTTCTGAAAGCGCTGTAAGAGAAATCGGTCTATTTTTCAAAGAAGAAGAATTGGTTGAATATTCCAAATTAATGAACGAGTGGGTTTACTAA
- the aroB gene encoding 3-dehydroquinate synthase, translating into MKQVTIQTASKTYDVNIGVEMTNEMVSFIKNSFPDVSKLWLIADEAVYKLHGQAFSDDLGQSFDVTIYQAPKGEKAKNFATYEEAITHGLKHRVDRKSIVIAFGGGAIGDLAGFIASTYMRGIPFISVPTTILAHDSAVGGKVAINHPLGKNMVGQFYQPEGVFFDLNYFSSLPKTEILSGFAEVIKHAFLSDREFLQDLMHSFRSPENMEESFLTDCLIRGIQVKGDIVSKDERESNIRAFLNFGHTYGHAVESASGYGNRTHGESVMIGMVYALYLSERYCNLSIDMERFIGWIKSLGYNLKVPSNIGFDTLYEGMKLDKKSMNGNPVFVLLKDIGEPVMANVTEEDLKQADAYIRKL; encoded by the coding sequence ATGAAACAGGTAACCATTCAAACTGCTTCCAAGACATATGACGTGAATATTGGAGTGGAGATGACGAATGAGATGGTTTCTTTCATTAAGAATTCCTTCCCTGATGTTTCAAAGCTATGGCTCATTGCCGATGAAGCCGTATATAAGCTTCATGGGCAAGCATTCTCGGATGATCTCGGTCAGTCCTTTGATGTAACCATTTATCAAGCTCCCAAAGGGGAAAAGGCGAAAAACTTTGCCACGTATGAAGAAGCGATAACACACGGACTCAAGCATAGAGTAGATCGCAAATCCATCGTGATTGCTTTCGGTGGCGGTGCCATTGGAGATCTTGCGGGCTTTATCGCATCCACCTATATGAGGGGAATCCCTTTCATCAGCGTTCCGACGACAATACTTGCACATGACAGTGCCGTGGGAGGGAAAGTGGCGATCAATCACCCCCTGGGGAAAAATATGGTCGGACAGTTTTACCAGCCGGAAGGCGTATTCTTTGATTTGAATTACTTTTCTAGCCTCCCTAAAACGGAAATCCTATCGGGATTCGCTGAAGTGATCAAACATGCCTTCTTATCTGACCGGGAGTTCCTTCAGGATCTCATGCATTCTTTCCGATCGCCTGAAAACATGGAGGAAAGCTTTTTAACAGATTGCCTGATTAGGGGAATACAGGTAAAGGGAGACATTGTATCAAAGGATGAACGGGAGTCAAATATCCGGGCTTTCTTGAACTTCGGACACACTTACGGGCATGCAGTTGAAAGTGCAAGCGGCTATGGGAATCGGACTCACGGGGAGTCAGTCATGATCGGGATGGTCTATGCTTTATATCTCAGTGAACGCTACTGCAATCTGTCAATTGACATGGAGAGGTTCATAGGGTGGATCAAATCTTTGGGGTACAATCTGAAGGTTCCTTCCAACATCGGCTTCGACACATTATACGAGGGGATGAAGCTTGATAAGAAGTCCATGAACGGAAATCCGGTCTTCGTGCTGTTGAAGGATATCGGTGAACCCGTGATGGCAAACGTTACGGAGGAGGATTTAAAGCAGGCGGATGCATACATCCGAAAGCTATAG
- the hisC gene encoding histidinol-phosphate transaminase encodes MKWKSQIQNLKAYQPGKTMDDVKELFNLEKVVKLASNENPFGCSSNVETYLKNNALSHALYPDGYAKELRFKMAEHLSVEPGQLLFGNGSDEVIEIISRALLDGGKSTVMATPTFPQYKHNAIVEGAEVREVPLDAAGKHQLAKMLGEIDDTTSVVWLCSPNNPTGEYIRNGELISFLDAVPSHVLVVLDEAYYEYVVADDYYDSLELLKSYPQLLITRTFSKAYGLAGFRVGFGIGNKDVIGKLEPIREPFNNNTLAQGAASAAIEDQAFIEECRRENRKGLAQYYRFCEEHSLAYIPSQANFVLIDFGVSGDEVFQYLMSKGYIVRSGEALGYPHSVRITVGSHDQNEEVIEKMTEFLALQKQP; translated from the coding sequence ATGAAGTGGAAATCCCAGATTCAAAATCTTAAAGCATACCAGCCTGGAAAAACGATGGATGATGTAAAAGAGCTATTCAATCTTGAGAAAGTAGTCAAGCTTGCATCGAATGAAAATCCCTTCGGATGCTCAAGTAATGTTGAAACCTATCTAAAAAACAATGCCCTCTCACACGCGCTCTATCCTGACGGTTATGCGAAGGAGTTACGTTTTAAGATGGCAGAACATTTATCTGTGGAACCTGGACAATTATTGTTTGGAAATGGCTCTGATGAAGTGATTGAGATCATCTCAAGGGCTTTACTGGATGGAGGTAAAAGCACGGTTATGGCAACCCCTACCTTCCCTCAATATAAGCATAATGCCATCGTTGAGGGAGCTGAGGTCCGTGAAGTTCCCCTGGATGCTGCAGGAAAGCATCAACTGGCCAAAATGCTGGGAGAAATAGATGACACCACTTCGGTCGTCTGGTTATGCTCCCCCAATAACCCAACAGGGGAATATATTCGGAACGGGGAACTCATTTCCTTCTTGGATGCAGTCCCTTCCCATGTCCTTGTCGTTTTGGATGAAGCGTATTATGAATATGTAGTGGCGGATGATTATTATGATTCTCTGGAATTGTTAAAGTCATATCCTCAATTATTGATTACACGCACCTTTTCAAAAGCATATGGCCTTGCAGGGTTCAGAGTGGGGTTCGGAATCGGGAATAAGGACGTTATCGGGAAATTGGAGCCGATCCGTGAACCTTTCAATAATAATACACTGGCTCAAGGAGCGGCTTCAGCGGCCATCGAAGACCAGGCGTTCATCGAGGAATGCAGGAGAGAGAACCGAAAAGGACTAGCGCAGTATTACCGCTTTTGTGAGGAACACAGCCTCGCCTATATACCATCCCAAGCGAACTTCGTCTTGATCGACTTTGGCGTAAGTGGAGACGAGGTATTTCAGTACTTGATGAGCAAGGGCTATATCGTACGGTCCGGCGAAGCACTCGGATACCCTCATTCAGTCAGGATAACAGTCGGGTCTCATGATCAAAATGAAGAGGTCATCGAGAAAATGACGGAATTTCTGGCACTTCAGAAACAACCATGA
- a CDS encoding ReoY family proteolytic degradation factor, giving the protein MTTPVSVNEKKEFIRWFLNRYQLKRRECVWILNYLMSHDQLMKKVHFVEESQYCPRGLVMSTHCVEDVPFRFYKENIMTTDAEKSFHDIRLNKDEDIYIQLNFSKANSSYQFAAVLEENPFMPKYLLINEKDRMVAEQFLEDSLQTFRKDRLLKAIDQALDTGDKKAFSKLTRELNSLT; this is encoded by the coding sequence ATGACCACCCCTGTTTCTGTCAACGAGAAGAAAGAATTTATCCGCTGGTTTTTGAACCGATACCAATTAAAACGAAGAGAATGTGTGTGGATTTTAAATTATCTGATGAGTCATGACCAATTAATGAAAAAGGTTCACTTTGTCGAAGAATCCCAGTACTGTCCAAGAGGCTTGGTGATGTCCACTCATTGTGTCGAAGATGTTCCATTCCGGTTCTACAAAGAGAATATCATGACAACGGACGCAGAAAAGTCATTTCATGATATCCGATTGAACAAAGATGAAGACATTTACATCCAACTGAACTTCAGTAAGGCAAATTCCAGTTATCAATTTGCAGCCGTACTGGAAGAAAACCCGTTTATGCCGAAATACTTACTCATTAATGAAAAAGACAGAATGGTAGCTGAACAGTTTCTGGAGGACAGCCTGCAGACCTTCAGGAAGGACCGCTTGTTAAAGGCGATCGATCAAGCATTGGATACCGGTGACAAAAAGGCTTTCAGTAAATTGACCAGAGAATTGAATAGCCTGACCTGA
- the aroH gene encoding chorismate mutase, which yields MIRGIRGATTADRDNEKEILLSTESLFKEMILHNDIKAENVASVFISATDDITSVFPAKALRGFEEWKYVPVMCMQELDVPHGLSRCIRVMIHYNTSTPQSDIQHIYMKNAVSLRPDLKKNKRPL from the coding sequence ATGATCAGGGGAATTCGAGGTGCCACTACAGCAGATCGTGATAATGAAAAGGAAATTCTCCTTTCAACTGAAAGTCTCTTTAAGGAAATGATTTTACATAATGATATTAAGGCAGAAAATGTCGCATCCGTTTTTATTTCTGCTACAGATGACATTACGAGCGTGTTTCCAGCCAAAGCTTTAAGGGGATTCGAAGAATGGAAATATGTCCCCGTTATGTGCATGCAGGAATTGGACGTACCCCATGGACTATCCCGCTGCATCAGAGTGATGATTCACTATAATACCTCAACACCACAGAGTGACATCCAACATATCTATATGAAAAATGCAGTCAGCCTTCGTCCTGATTTGAAAAAAAATAAGCGGCCATTATGA